Proteins from a single region of Streptomyces spectabilis:
- a CDS encoding barstar family protein, with translation MTTGDWAGGDPAAADGGSPGALAGVLGAVRGTGWSTVALELGGVRDKDAFMERCATAFALPGWFGRNWDALADCLTDLSWQGPAQGRLVAVTGWQEYARAAPGDWEIAQDVFAAAVEHWRDTDTALEIVLALGPSD, from the coding sequence GTGACGACGGGTGACTGGGCGGGCGGGGACCCCGCGGCGGCGGACGGCGGCTCACCGGGGGCGCTCGCGGGAGTGCTCGGGGCCGTGCGCGGCACCGGGTGGAGCACCGTCGCCCTGGAGCTGGGCGGCGTCCGGGACAAGGACGCCTTCATGGAGCGGTGCGCCACCGCGTTCGCGCTGCCGGGGTGGTTCGGGCGCAACTGGGACGCGCTGGCCGACTGTCTGACGGACCTGTCGTGGCAGGGGCCCGCCCAGGGGCGCCTGGTGGCCGTCACCGGCTGGCAGGAGTACGCGCGCGCGGCACCCGGCGACTGGGAGATCGCGCAGGACGTCTTCGCCGCGGCGGTCGAGCACTGGCGGGACACGGACACGGCACTGGAGATCGTGCTGGCGCTGGGTCCTTCGGACTGA
- the rpe gene encoding ribulose-phosphate 3-epimerase, whose protein sequence is MAPQINPSILSADFARLAEEAKAVEGADWLHVDVMDNHFVPNLTLGVPVVESLARATDTPLDCHLMMEDPDRWAPQYVEAGAGSVTFHAEAAAAPVRLAREIRAKGARASMALKPATPVEPYEDLLPELDMLLIMTVEPGFGGQAFLDIMLPKIRRTRELIGKHGLDLWLQVDGGVSAATIERCAEAGADVFVAGSAVYGAEDPAEAVRSLRAQAAATTATAGWACGH, encoded by the coding sequence ATGGCCCCGCAGATCAACCCCAGCATCCTGTCCGCCGACTTCGCCCGCCTCGCCGAGGAGGCGAAGGCCGTCGAGGGCGCGGACTGGCTCCATGTCGACGTCATGGACAACCACTTCGTGCCGAACCTCACCCTCGGGGTGCCGGTCGTAGAGTCCCTGGCCCGTGCGACGGACACGCCGCTGGACTGCCATCTGATGATGGAGGACCCGGATCGCTGGGCCCCGCAGTACGTCGAAGCGGGTGCCGGGTCGGTCACCTTCCACGCGGAGGCCGCCGCGGCGCCCGTCCGGCTCGCCCGCGAGATCCGCGCCAAGGGCGCCCGCGCCTCCATGGCGCTCAAGCCCGCGACGCCCGTCGAGCCGTACGAGGACCTGCTCCCCGAGCTCGACATGCTGCTGATCATGACGGTCGAGCCCGGCTTCGGCGGCCAGGCCTTCCTCGACATCATGCTCCCCAAGATCCGCCGCACCCGTGAGCTCATCGGCAAGCACGGCCTCGACCTGTGGCTCCAGGTCGACGGCGGCGTCTCGGCCGCCACCATCGAGCGCTGCGCCGAGGCGGGCGCCGACGTCTTCGTCGCCGGATCCGCCGTGTACGGCGCCGAGGACCCGGCCGAGGCGGTCCGCTCCCTGCGCGCCCAGGCCGCGGCCACGACGGCGACCGCCGGATGGGCGTGCGGTCACTGA
- a CDS encoding MMPL family transporter, with protein MPGTPRTQRERGQARQGVAWLVCGPRVKWLVLGFWLVVLVVAAPFAQKLADEQDNTTSSWVPRSAESTQVLDISEEFRPETMPMVVVYAREGGPLTAADRERIDKGVGGIKQLRSHWIRGDETRGPAFDRKDGGKKGGEARAAQVYVPLTVNNDTYNDLPDAVDDVRDAVGESADGLDVYVTGPAGINAEFSKAFADIDSTLLLSAGAVVVVALLITYRSPVLLLVPLFSAVVSLFVAQALIYVLAEHAGLTVNGQSAGILTVLVFGAGTDYALLLVARYREELRRHEDRHEAMALALHRAGPAVIASSATVVLSMLVLLVAEMNSTRGLGPVAAIGVGVALLVMLSLFPALLVICGRWLFWPKIPRHGTADPAEKGVWARMGRRIARRPRVTWVVTAMALAALALGLTQLRAAGVSNEDAFLDKPDSVTGQEVSADYFPAGSGDPLVVVADKAKAEDVGRVVSGTRGVDPATVAVPPGTKPEHDGKVLYEATLTDPSDSEAAKDTVERVRDAVHDVPDADAKIGGGTATLLDMDKATIHDDKLVIPLVLVVVLLILGVLLRAIVAPLLLIATVVLSFSTALGISALVFRHVFDFPGESTDFPLFVFVFLVALGIDYNIFLTTRIREDAGTHGTRTGVVTGLAATGAVITSAGLVLAGTFAVLGTIPMVAFVEVGFAVALGVLLDTFVVRSILVTSLFLDVGPRIWWPHALAEEQPKRSSPPGDASPSDV; from the coding sequence ATGCCAGGAACGCCGAGAACGCAGCGCGAGCGGGGCCAGGCCCGCCAGGGGGTGGCGTGGCTGGTGTGCGGGCCGCGCGTCAAGTGGCTGGTGCTCGGGTTCTGGCTGGTCGTCCTCGTCGTCGCGGCGCCGTTCGCGCAGAAGCTCGCCGACGAGCAGGACAACACCACCTCGTCCTGGGTGCCGCGGTCCGCCGAATCCACCCAAGTCCTGGACATCTCCGAGGAGTTCAGGCCCGAGACGATGCCGATGGTCGTCGTGTACGCGCGCGAGGGCGGCCCCTTGACGGCCGCGGACCGCGAGCGCATCGACAAGGGCGTCGGCGGGATCAAGCAGCTGCGCTCCCACTGGATCCGCGGGGACGAGACCCGCGGCCCGGCCTTCGACAGGAAGGACGGCGGCAAGAAGGGCGGCGAGGCCCGCGCGGCCCAGGTGTACGTGCCGCTCACGGTGAACAACGACACCTACAACGACCTGCCGGACGCCGTCGACGACGTGCGCGACGCGGTGGGCGAGAGCGCCGACGGCCTGGACGTCTACGTCACCGGCCCGGCCGGGATCAATGCGGAGTTCTCAAAGGCCTTCGCCGACATCGACTCGACGCTCCTGCTCTCCGCGGGCGCCGTCGTCGTGGTGGCGCTCCTGATCACCTATCGCAGCCCCGTCCTCCTGCTCGTCCCGCTGTTCTCCGCGGTCGTCTCGCTCTTCGTCGCCCAGGCGCTGATCTACGTGCTAGCCGAGCACGCGGGCCTGACGGTCAACGGCCAGAGCGCGGGCATCCTCACCGTGCTCGTCTTCGGCGCGGGGACGGACTACGCCCTGCTCCTGGTCGCCCGCTACCGCGAGGAGCTGCGCCGCCACGAGGACCGGCACGAGGCGATGGCCCTCGCCCTGCACCGGGCGGGGCCCGCCGTCATCGCCTCCAGCGCGACGGTCGTCCTGAGCATGCTGGTGCTGCTCGTGGCCGAGATGAACTCCACCCGCGGCCTTGGTCCCGTCGCCGCCATCGGTGTGGGCGTCGCGCTGCTCGTGATGCTGTCGCTGTTCCCCGCCCTGCTCGTGATCTGCGGCCGCTGGCTGTTCTGGCCGAAGATCCCGCGCCACGGCACCGCCGACCCCGCGGAGAAGGGCGTGTGGGCGCGCATGGGCCGCCGCATCGCGCGCCGCCCCCGCGTGACGTGGGTCGTCACCGCGATGGCGCTCGCGGCACTGGCCCTCGGCCTGACGCAGCTGCGCGCGGCGGGCGTCAGCAACGAGGACGCTTTCCTCGACAAGCCCGACTCCGTCACCGGCCAGGAGGTCTCGGCGGACTACTTCCCGGCGGGCAGCGGCGACCCCCTGGTCGTGGTCGCCGACAAGGCCAAGGCCGAGGACGTCGGCCGCGTCGTGAGCGGCACCCGCGGCGTGGACCCGGCGACGGTGGCCGTGCCGCCCGGCACGAAACCCGAACACGACGGCAAGGTCCTGTACGAGGCGACCCTCACGGACCCGTCCGACAGCGAGGCGGCCAAGGACACCGTCGAACGGGTGCGGGACGCCGTCCACGACGTACCCGACGCGGATGCGAAGATCGGCGGCGGCACGGCCACGCTGCTCGACATGGACAAGGCCACGATCCACGACGACAAACTGGTCATCCCGCTCGTGCTCGTGGTGGTCCTGCTGATCCTCGGCGTGCTGCTCCGGGCGATCGTGGCGCCGCTGCTCCTCATCGCCACCGTGGTCCTGTCCTTCTCCACGGCCCTCGGCATCAGCGCGCTCGTCTTCCGCCACGTCTTCGACTTCCCCGGGGAGTCGACGGACTTCCCGCTGTTCGTCTTCGTCTTCCTCGTGGCCCTGGGCATCGACTACAACATCTTCCTGACCACCCGCATCCGCGAGGACGCGGGCACGCACGGCACCCGCACCGGCGTCGTGACGGGACTGGCAGCCACCGGCGCGGTGATCACCTCGGCGGGCCTGGTCCTCGCGGGCACCTTCGCCGTCCTCGGCACGATCCCGATGGTCGCCTTCGTGGAAGTGGGCTTCGCGGTCGCCCTGGGCGTCCTCCTGGACACCTTCGTCGTCCGCTCGATCCTGGTCACCAGCCTGTTCCTGGACGTCGGCCCGAGGATCTGGTGGCCGCACGCCCTGGCCGAGGAACAGCCGAAGCGATCGAGCCCACCGGGAGATGCGAGCCCGTCCGACGTCTGA
- a CDS encoding RsmB/NOP family class I SAM-dependent RNA methyltransferase, whose translation MNDQPSRRPRTQANPGKSGKPGRPHKPYRRPQKDPVRFLAFEALRAVDERDAYANLVLPPLLRKARDKGDFDARDAALATELVYGTLRRQGTYDAIVAACIDRPLREVDPPVLDVLNLGVHQLLGTRIPTHAAVSASVELARVVLGDGRAKFVNAVLRKVAGDDLDGWLEKVAPPYDDDPEDHLAVVHSHPRWVVSALWDALGGGRAGIEDLLEADNERPEVTLVARPGRSTAAELLDALGTEAAVPGRWSPYAVRLAEGGEPGRIDAVREGRAGVQDEGSQLVARALADVPIEGPDTKWLDGCAGPGGKAALLAGLAAERGAVLLASEKQPHRAGLVGQALAGNPGPYQVIAADGTRPPWRPGTFDRVLMDVPCTGLGALRRRPEARWRRRPEDLEGFAPLQRSLLRKALESVRVGGVVGYATCSPHLAETRAVVDDVLKQGDGGAELVDARPLFPGVAGLGDGPDVQLWPHVHGTDAMYLAVIRRTG comes from the coding sequence TTGAACGACCAGCCGAGCCGCCGTCCTCGCACCCAGGCGAACCCCGGGAAGTCCGGGAAGCCCGGCAGGCCCCACAAGCCCTACCGGCGCCCGCAGAAGGACCCCGTGCGCTTCCTCGCCTTCGAGGCGCTGCGGGCCGTGGACGAACGCGACGCGTACGCGAACCTGGTCCTTCCGCCCCTGCTGCGCAAGGCCCGTGACAAGGGCGACTTCGACGCCCGGGACGCGGCCCTCGCCACGGAGCTGGTCTACGGCACGCTGCGCCGCCAGGGCACGTACGACGCGATCGTCGCGGCCTGCATCGACCGGCCGCTGCGCGAGGTCGACCCGCCCGTGCTCGACGTGCTGAACCTGGGCGTGCACCAGCTGCTCGGCACCCGCATCCCCACGCACGCCGCCGTGTCCGCGTCCGTGGAGCTGGCGCGCGTGGTCCTCGGCGACGGACGGGCCAAGTTCGTCAACGCGGTGCTGCGCAAGGTCGCGGGCGACGACCTCGACGGCTGGCTGGAGAAGGTCGCACCGCCGTACGACGACGACCCCGAGGACCATCTCGCCGTGGTGCATTCGCATCCGCGATGGGTCGTCTCGGCGCTGTGGGACGCGCTCGGCGGCGGCAGGGCCGGCATCGAGGACCTGCTCGAAGCCGACAACGAACGGCCCGAGGTGACCCTGGTGGCCCGGCCCGGCCGGTCCACGGCCGCCGAGCTGCTCGACGCGCTCGGCACCGAGGCCGCCGTGCCGGGGCGCTGGTCGCCGTACGCCGTGCGGCTCGCCGAGGGCGGCGAGCCCGGGCGGATCGACGCGGTCCGCGAGGGGCGCGCCGGGGTGCAGGACGAGGGCAGTCAGCTCGTCGCCCGCGCCCTCGCGGACGTGCCGATCGAGGGTCCTGACACGAAGTGGCTCGACGGGTGCGCGGGGCCCGGTGGCAAGGCCGCGCTGCTCGCGGGGCTCGCGGCCGAGCGCGGGGCGGTCCTGCTCGCCTCCGAGAAGCAGCCCCACCGGGCCGGGCTCGTGGGCCAGGCCCTCGCGGGGAACCCCGGCCCTTACCAGGTCATCGCGGCCGACGGCACGCGTCCGCCGTGGCGGCCCGGCACCTTCGACCGGGTCCTCATGGATGTGCCCTGCACCGGCCTCGGCGCGCTGCGGCGGCGGCCCGAGGCGCGGTGGCGGCGGCGCCCCGAGGACCTGGAAGGGTTCGCTCCGCTACAGCGGTCGCTGCTCCGAAAGGCGTTGGAGTCCGTGCGCGTGGGCGGCGTCGTCGGGTACGCCACGTGTTCGCCGCACCTCGCGGAGACCCGGGCCGTCGTGGACGACGTGCTCAAGCAGGGGGACGGCGGCGCCGAGCTGGTCGACGCGCGGCCGCTGTTCCCCGGGGTCGCAGGCCTTGGCGACGGGCCCGATGTGCAGCTGTGGCCTCACGTGCACGGTACGGACGCGATGTACTTGGCGGTCATCCGGCGTACGGGGTGA
- a CDS encoding helix-turn-helix domain-containing protein — protein sequence MTEVEVPEETRNFGRELRSRRLDAGLSLEQLGQRVHYSKSQLSKVERGLKRPTPELARLCDAQLKADGALADLIPARSSHPSPVSPGHDSEVWLMHVDKDGSSSIQRMTRRRVISAGAASALALQVSDGLVSPPPDETAATVVDAARLVFDQLRQLGQASGPAGVLPALAAQAHSLEQLATHTGPHTRRALLLIASRYAEYAGWMAQECGKDGMARWWTQRAARLADVGDDPDLATYANVRHSLISLYRGDVTESGQLAEQALRSDASSRVRGLAAQHLAQSAAVAGDYTACMRSLDRARELLARDVADPAQPVLGTSHLPDVVSMFTGWCLYDLGRPAQAAALLDKETSRVPAHAFRTRGRHNVRRALAHAAAGEVDHACEIASEALTSVGLTRSATVTADLRRLSHTLGRHRDRPSVRALAPDLADAIACTTAS from the coding sequence GTGACGGAGGTTGAAGTGCCGGAAGAGACACGCAACTTCGGACGGGAACTGCGCAGCAGGCGCCTGGACGCCGGGCTCTCCCTGGAACAGCTCGGTCAGCGCGTGCACTACAGCAAAAGCCAGCTCAGCAAGGTCGAGCGGGGCCTCAAACGTCCCACACCCGAGTTGGCACGCCTATGCGACGCCCAGCTCAAGGCCGACGGCGCGCTCGCTGATCTGATCCCGGCCCGCTCATCCCATCCGTCTCCGGTCAGTCCGGGTCACGACAGTGAGGTGTGGTTGATGCACGTGGACAAGGACGGCTCAAGCAGCATCCAGAGAATGACACGTCGTCGAGTGATCTCGGCGGGAGCGGCGTCCGCCTTGGCTCTGCAAGTGAGCGACGGTCTGGTCAGTCCGCCTCCCGACGAGACGGCAGCGACGGTCGTGGATGCGGCCCGCTTGGTCTTCGATCAGCTCCGGCAGCTCGGTCAAGCTTCCGGTCCCGCGGGGGTGCTGCCCGCTCTTGCCGCACAAGCTCACAGCCTCGAGCAGTTGGCCACGCACACGGGTCCCCATACGCGGCGAGCCCTGCTGCTCATCGCGTCACGCTACGCCGAGTACGCGGGATGGATGGCTCAGGAATGCGGCAAGGATGGGATGGCCCGCTGGTGGACCCAGCGCGCCGCGCGGCTCGCGGACGTCGGCGATGACCCTGACCTCGCGACCTACGCGAACGTCCGGCACTCGCTCATCAGCCTGTACCGAGGAGACGTCACTGAGTCCGGCCAGCTCGCCGAGCAAGCGCTGCGCAGTGACGCGTCCTCGCGCGTGCGTGGCCTTGCCGCGCAGCACCTGGCGCAGAGTGCCGCCGTGGCGGGCGACTACACAGCCTGCATGCGCAGTCTCGACCGTGCCCGTGAACTGCTGGCGCGGGACGTGGCTGATCCTGCTCAGCCGGTCCTCGGTACCTCGCACCTACCGGACGTGGTCTCGATGTTCACCGGCTGGTGCCTCTACGACTTGGGCCGCCCCGCACAGGCAGCGGCGCTGCTCGACAAGGAGACCAGCCGCGTTCCCGCACATGCCTTCCGGACACGCGGCCGACACAACGTCCGGCGTGCGCTCGCTCACGCCGCAGCCGGCGAGGTCGATCACGCGTGTGAGATCGCGTCCGAGGCCCTCACGTCCGTAGGTCTCACCCGCTCCGCGACGGTGACAGCCGACCTGCGCCGGCTCTCCCACACGCTTGGACGCCACCGCGACCGGCCGTCGGTGCGTGCCCTCGCTCCCGATCTGGCCGACGCGATCGCCTGCACGACCGCTTCCTAG
- a CDS encoding ribonuclease domain-containing protein: MIIRSAGRVLCALLVCLAALAMGCGTQRDSGAARDGGAASTPAWARGMPTVTVDRLPAEARRTLRLIDEGGPFPYPKDGTVFGNFEGRLPREPRGYYREYTVRTPGERGRGARRLVTGREHETYYTDDHYASFKAVLR; this comes from the coding sequence ATGATCATTCGGTCGGCGGGGCGCGTCCTGTGCGCGCTGCTCGTCTGTCTCGCGGCCCTCGCGATGGGCTGCGGCACCCAGCGGGACAGCGGCGCGGCACGCGACGGCGGCGCGGCCTCGACGCCCGCCTGGGCGCGCGGCATGCCGACCGTCACGGTCGACCGGCTGCCCGCCGAGGCCCGCAGGACCCTGCGCCTCATCGACGAGGGCGGCCCCTTCCCGTACCCGAAGGACGGCACCGTCTTCGGCAACTTCGAGGGCCGGCTGCCCCGTGAGCCGCGCGGCTACTACCGCGAGTACACCGTCCGTACGCCGGGAGAGCGCGGCCGCGGCGCCCGGCGCCTGGTCACAGGCCGCGAGCACGAGACGTACTACACGGACGACCACTACGCGTCGTTCAAGGCGGTGCTGAGATGA
- a CDS encoding primosomal protein N': protein MSSENGSGGGAAGDGPEQLALIRESVRKAKAPKAKPRTWRGAALAEHLPVARVVVDKGVLHLDRYFDYAVPRELDEQAQPGVRVRVRFGAGSRNVREGRREGGGLIDGFLVERVADSDYGGPLAAIAQVVSPEPVLDEELLGLARAVADRYAGSLADVLQLAIPPRHARAEGRPSPPAPAPPSAPEAGSWRRYARGPEFVAALAAGGAPRAVWTALPGPLWAEEIARAVRATLASGRGALVVVPAGRPAARVDAALRALLGEGQHALLTADAGPERRYREWLAVRRGAVRAVVGTRAAMFAPVRNLGLVVVWDDGDASHSDDNAPFPHVREVLELRASRDRCAFLLGSWGCTVEAAQLVESGWAVPVVADREQVRAAAPLVRTVGDGDLARDEAARAARLPSLAWQIARDGLKHGPVLVQVPRRGYVPRLACERCREPARCRHCAGPLEARGAGALVCGWCGRDEAAWHCPECGGFRLRAQVVGARRTAEELGRAFPAVPVRTSGREQVLDTVGGAPALVVSTPGAEPVAEGGYAAALLLDGWAMLGRPDLRAGEDALRRWIGAAALVRDQGAGGTVVVVAEPTLRPVQALVRWDPVGHAVRELSERAELGFPPVSRMASVTGTPEALTELLAQAELPSDAEILGPVPVPATDPGRPRRPGDAPPGEHWERALVRVPPGSGAALARALKTAQAARMARGVAAQQAVRVRIDPADIG, encoded by the coding sequence GTGAGCAGCGAGAACGGGTCAGGTGGCGGGGCGGCGGGCGACGGGCCGGAGCAGCTTGCGCTCATTCGGGAGAGCGTGCGGAAGGCGAAGGCGCCGAAGGCCAAGCCGCGGACGTGGCGCGGGGCCGCGCTCGCCGAGCACCTGCCGGTGGCGCGGGTCGTCGTCGACAAGGGCGTGCTGCACCTCGACCGGTACTTCGACTACGCGGTGCCGCGGGAGCTCGACGAGCAGGCGCAGCCCGGGGTGCGGGTGCGCGTGCGCTTCGGCGCCGGTTCGCGGAACGTGCGCGAGGGGCGGCGCGAGGGCGGTGGCCTGATCGACGGCTTCCTGGTCGAGCGCGTCGCCGATTCGGACTACGGCGGACCGCTGGCGGCCATCGCCCAGGTCGTGTCGCCCGAGCCCGTGCTCGACGAGGAGCTGCTCGGGCTCGCCCGGGCGGTGGCCGACCGCTATGCGGGAAGCCTCGCGGACGTGCTGCAGCTGGCGATTCCGCCCCGGCACGCACGGGCCGAGGGGCGCCCCTCGCCGCCCGCCCCGGCGCCGCCTTCAGCGCCGGAGGCCGGGTCGTGGCGTCGGTATGCGCGCGGGCCCGAGTTCGTCGCGGCGCTCGCGGCGGGCGGGGCGCCCCGGGCCGTGTGGACCGCGCTTCCGGGGCCGCTGTGGGCCGAGGAGATCGCCCGGGCCGTGCGGGCGACGCTGGCTTCGGGGCGCGGCGCGCTCGTCGTCGTGCCCGCGGGGCGGCCCGCGGCCCGGGTGGACGCGGCGCTGCGGGCGCTGCTCGGCGAGGGGCAGCACGCGCTGCTGACCGCCGACGCGGGGCCGGAGCGGCGCTATCGGGAGTGGCTGGCCGTGCGGCGCGGGGCCGTCCGGGCCGTGGTGGGGACCCGGGCCGCCATGTTCGCGCCGGTGCGGAATCTGGGGCTCGTGGTCGTCTGGGACGACGGCGACGCCAGCCACAGTGACGACAACGCGCCGTTTCCGCACGTGCGGGAGGTCCTGGAGCTGCGGGCGTCGCGGGACAGGTGCGCCTTCCTCCTCGGGAGCTGGGGCTGCACGGTCGAGGCCGCGCAGCTCGTCGAGAGCGGCTGGGCCGTGCCCGTGGTGGCCGACCGGGAGCAGGTGCGGGCCGCGGCGCCGCTGGTGCGGACCGTGGGGGACGGCGACCTCGCGCGCGACGAGGCCGCCAGGGCGGCCCGGCTGCCGAGCCTGGCCTGGCAGATCGCCCGGGACGGGCTGAAGCACGGGCCGGTCCTCGTGCAGGTGCCCCGGCGCGGGTACGTACCGCGGCTCGCGTGCGAGCGGTGTCGGGAGCCCGCGCGGTGCCGGCACTGTGCGGGGCCGCTGGAGGCGCGCGGCGCCGGGGCCCTGGTGTGCGGCTGGTGCGGGCGGGACGAGGCGGCCTGGCACTGCCCCGAGTGCGGGGGCTTCCGGCTGCGCGCGCAGGTCGTGGGCGCGCGGCGGACCGCCGAGGAGCTGGGGCGGGCGTTTCCCGCGGTGCCGGTGCGGACCTCGGGTCGCGAGCAGGTGCTCGACACGGTGGGCGGGGCGCCCGCCCTGGTCGTGAGCACGCCGGGCGCGGAGCCCGTGGCCGAGGGGGGCTACGCCGCCGCGCTGCTCCTGGACGGCTGGGCCATGCTCGGCCGGCCGGACCTGCGGGCGGGCGAGGACGCGCTGCGGCGGTGGATCGGCGCCGCAGCGCTGGTCCGTGACCAGGGCGCGGGCGGCACGGTGGTGGTCGTCGCCGAGCCGACGCTGCGGCCGGTGCAGGCCCTGGTCCGGTGGGATCCGGTCGGGCACGCGGTGCGGGAGCTGTCCGAGCGGGCGGAGCTGGGCTTTCCGCCGGTGTCACGGATGGCATCCGTGACGGGCACCCCCGAGGCCCTCACCGAACTGCTCGCGCAGGCGGAGCTGCCGTCGGACGCCGAGATCCTCGGCCCCGTACCGGTCCCCGCCACCGACCCCGGCCGCCCCCGCCGCCCCGGCGACGCGCCACCGGGCGAGCACTGGGAGCGCGCCCTGGTGCGTGTGCCTCCCGGCAGCGGCGCGGCCCTGGCCCGCGCCCTCAAGACGGCGCAGGCCGCGCGGATGGCACGGGGGGTGGCGGCGCAGCAGGCGGTTCGGGTGCGGATCGATCCGGCGGACATCGGGTGA
- a CDS encoding sugar-binding transcriptional regulator: MRMGPAELVQAAAMARRFYLEGKSKIQIAEEFGVSRFKVARVLETALERDLVRIEIRVPAELDAERSDALRARYGLRHAVVVESPSSTDDVDESPDPENLGEVAAGLLGELVAEGDVLGLAWGRSTINMAAALEALPPCTVVQLTGVYDAGTAERGSVEAVRRAAQVSGGDAHPIYAPMLLPDAATATALRHQTGIARAFEYFDKVTVAAVSIGSWEPGISTVHDMLTDEERAHYASLGVAAEMSAHLFDAEGRRVGRDLGERCITVEADRLRRIPEVVAIAGGQRKAAAIDAVLRSGLVTSLVTDTAAADHLLEAGPAPRPALDRADPDGV; the protein is encoded by the coding sequence ATGCGGATGGGACCCGCGGAGCTGGTGCAGGCGGCGGCCATGGCCCGCCGCTTCTATCTCGAGGGCAAGTCCAAGATCCAGATCGCCGAGGAGTTCGGCGTCAGCCGCTTCAAGGTGGCCCGGGTCCTGGAGACCGCTCTCGAACGGGACCTTGTACGGATCGAGATCCGCGTGCCCGCGGAGCTGGACGCCGAGCGCTCCGACGCGCTCCGCGCCCGCTACGGCCTGCGGCACGCCGTCGTCGTCGAATCGCCGTCCTCCACGGACGACGTCGACGAGTCGCCCGACCCGGAGAACCTCGGCGAGGTCGCGGCGGGCCTGCTCGGCGAGCTGGTGGCCGAGGGCGACGTCCTCGGCCTCGCGTGGGGCCGCTCGACCATCAACATGGCGGCGGCCCTCGAAGCGCTGCCGCCGTGCACCGTCGTGCAGCTGACGGGCGTGTACGACGCGGGCACCGCGGAGCGCGGCTCCGTCGAGGCCGTGCGCCGCGCCGCCCAGGTCTCCGGCGGCGACGCCCACCCCATCTACGCGCCGATGCTCCTGCCGGACGCGGCGACGGCCACCGCCCTGCGGCACCAGACGGGCATCGCCCGCGCCTTCGAGTACTTCGACAAGGTGACCGTCGCCGCGGTGTCCATCGGCTCCTGGGAGCCGGGCATCTCCACGGTGCACGACATGCTCACGGACGAGGAGCGGGCGCACTACGCCTCGCTCGGCGTCGCCGCCGAGATGTCCGCGCACCTCTTCGACGCCGAGGGCCGCCGCGTCGGGCGCGACCTCGGCGAGCGCTGCATCACCGTCGAGGCGGACCGGCTGCGCCGCATCCCGGAGGTCGTCGCGATCGCCGGAGGCCAGCGCAAGGCCGCGGCCATCGACGCGGTGCTCCGCTCCGGGCTCGTGACCAGCCTGGTCACGGACACGGCGGCGGCCGACCACCTCCTGGAGGCGGGTCCGGCGCCGCGCCCCGCGCTCGACCGCGCGGACCCGGACGGGGTCTGA
- the fmt gene encoding methionyl-tRNA formyltransferase, with translation MKLVFAGTPEVAVPALDALIASGRHEVAAVVTRPDAPAGRGRRLVASPVAERAEEAGIEVLKPAKPRDEEFLARLREIAPDCCPVVAYGALLPKAALDVPARGWVNLHFSLLPAWRGAAPVQHSIMAGDEITGASTFLIEEGLDSGPVYGTVTEEIRPTDTSGDLLTRLAFAGSGLLAATMDGIEDGSLTALPQPADGVTLAPKITVEDARVDWATPALRVDRVVRGCTPAPGAWTVFRGERLKLIQAVPVPDRTDLAPGELSVGKKNLYVGTGSYAVELLWVQAQGKKPMAAADWARGVRIAPGETLGAGDVR, from the coding sequence GTGAAGCTGGTCTTCGCAGGCACCCCCGAGGTCGCCGTCCCCGCCCTGGACGCCCTGATCGCCTCCGGCCGGCACGAGGTGGCCGCCGTCGTCACCCGCCCCGACGCCCCGGCGGGACGGGGCCGCAGGCTGGTCGCGAGCCCGGTCGCCGAGCGCGCGGAGGAGGCCGGGATCGAGGTGCTCAAGCCCGCGAAGCCGCGTGACGAGGAGTTCCTCGCCCGGCTCCGGGAGATCGCGCCCGACTGCTGCCCGGTGGTCGCCTACGGCGCGCTGCTGCCCAAGGCGGCCCTGGACGTCCCCGCCCGCGGCTGGGTCAACCTGCACTTCTCGCTGCTGCCCGCCTGGCGCGGCGCGGCCCCGGTGCAGCACTCCATCATGGCCGGTGACGAGATCACCGGCGCCTCGACCTTCCTGATCGAGGAGGGCCTGGACTCCGGCCCCGTGTACGGCACGGTCACCGAGGAGATCCGCCCCACCGACACCAGCGGTGACCTGCTGACCCGTCTCGCGTTCGCGGGTTCGGGGCTGCTCGCCGCGACCATGGACGGCATCGAGGACGGCTCGCTGACCGCCCTTCCGCAGCCCGCCGACGGCGTCACCCTCGCACCGAAGATCACGGTCGAGGACGCGCGCGTCGACTGGGCGACGCCCGCGCTCCGCGTGGACCGCGTGGTGCGCGGCTGCACCCCCGCGCCGGGCGCCTGGACCGTCTTCCGCGGCGAGCGCCTCAAGCTGATCCAGGCCGTGCCGGTGCCGGACCGCACCGACCTCGCGCCCGGTGAGCTCTCCGTCGGCAAGAAGAACCTGTACGTCGGCACGGGTTCGTACGCCGTGGAGCTGCTGTGGGTGCAGGCGCAGGGCAAGAAGCCGATGGCCGCCGCCGACTGGGCCCGCGGGGTGCGGATCGCCCCGGGTGAGACCTTGGGCGCGGGCGACGTACGCTGA